The Grimontia kaedaensis genome has a window encoding:
- the yiaY gene encoding L-threonine dehydrogenase, with amino-acid sequence MTSAFFIPTVNLMSAGCLVDAADAIKSHGFKNGLIVTDKVLNEIGVVEKVAALLAERDVQTAVFDGTQPNPTIGNVEAGLAILKENGCDFVISLGGGSPHDCAKGIALVATNGGNISDYEGVDQSAKAQLPLIAINTTAGTASEMTRFCIITDEARHIKMAIVDKNTTPLISVNDPELMLAKPASLTAATGMDALTHAVEAYVSTAASPITDAVAIKAIELIQANLRTAVTDGQNLVAREQMAYAQFMAGMAFNNASLGYVHAMAHQLGGFYDLPHGVCNAILLPHVQRYNAQVCSSRLRDVAKAMGVNADALSPEEGAEAALNAIQELSKDVGIPVGLEVLGAKADDIPVLADNALKDACGFTNPKQATHEEICEIFRNAM; translated from the coding sequence ATGACGAGCGCATTTTTTATCCCTACCGTTAACCTGATGAGCGCAGGTTGCCTTGTAGATGCTGCTGATGCCATTAAGTCTCACGGCTTCAAAAATGGTCTGATTGTGACCGACAAGGTACTGAACGAAATCGGCGTTGTAGAAAAAGTTGCGGCTCTTCTGGCTGAGCGCGATGTGCAAACTGCGGTGTTTGATGGTACACAGCCAAACCCGACCATTGGTAACGTTGAAGCGGGTCTGGCTATTTTGAAAGAAAACGGCTGTGACTTTGTGATTTCTCTTGGTGGCGGCTCTCCACATGACTGTGCGAAAGGTATTGCGCTGGTGGCAACCAACGGCGGCAACATTAGTGATTACGAAGGTGTCGATCAATCTGCGAAAGCCCAGTTGCCACTGATTGCTATCAACACTACTGCGGGTACCGCGTCTGAAATGACCCGTTTCTGCATCATTACCGATGAAGCGCGCCACATTAAGATGGCGATTGTTGATAAGAACACCACGCCGCTGATTTCAGTGAATGACCCTGAACTGATGCTTGCAAAACCTGCGTCACTGACAGCAGCAACCGGTATGGATGCGCTAACTCATGCGGTAGAGGCGTATGTTTCAACTGCAGCATCTCCAATTACTGATGCGGTTGCGATTAAAGCGATTGAGCTTATTCAGGCGAACCTGCGCACCGCCGTGACTGATGGCCAGAACCTGGTTGCGCGCGAGCAAATGGCTTACGCGCAGTTTATGGCGGGGATGGCGTTTAACAACGCATCTCTCGGTTATGTACATGCCATGGCACACCAGTTAGGTGGTTTCTACGACCTTCCTCACGGTGTATGTAACGCCATTCTGCTGCCGCATGTGCAGCGCTACAATGCGCAGGTTTGTTCAAGCCGTCTGCGTGATGTAGCAAAAGCGATGGGTGTAAATGCAGATGCTTTGTCACCAGAAGAAGGTGCAGAAGCAGCACTTAACGCCATTCAAGAACTGTCAAAAGATGTGGGTATTCCAGTAGGTTTGGAAGTACTGGGTGCGAAAGCAGATGACATCCCAGTATTGGCGGATAATGCCCTGAAAGATGCTTGTGGTTTCACTAACCCGAAACAAGCTACGCACGAAGAGATTTGCGAGATTTTCCGCAACGCAATGTAA
- a CDS encoding DUF6482 family protein: protein MKTPLTKLEKYFVIDKLIIHSLDLCLYQASVVIDGEEHFVCYDDGNFLRTHSLIEIQKCCKNLKAKETVLRQESAYDEMVGAPAKGETNALEVPLKDCGLY, encoded by the coding sequence ATGAAAACACCACTCACCAAACTCGAAAAATACTTCGTCATCGACAAGCTTATTATCCATTCTCTTGATCTCTGCCTCTATCAGGCCTCTGTCGTTATTGATGGGGAAGAGCACTTTGTGTGTTATGACGACGGTAACTTCCTCCGAACCCATTCGCTGATCGAAATTCAAAAGTGTTGTAAAAACCTAAAAGCGAAAGAAACAGTTCTCCGTCAGGAAAGCGCCTACGACGAAATGGTTGGTGCGCCAGCCAAAGGCGAAACAAATGCGCTGGAAGTGCCTTTGAAGGACTGCGGACTTTACTGA
- a CDS encoding mechanosensitive ion channel family protein, whose translation MLDHGVRKYVTDKLTQMGFDTDPYGAEPTLVFILAAIGIAGISYLLVHRVIVRYVNLAISKNKQSWANSLTKHEVLEKLAALVPVMILDVLVPPILTHHPLLATMSDRCLGIAVIVMFIWMMFALLDALHDIAYLKGISRRMPIKSFVQLIKLFTFFVGIVICISILSNESPIIFLSGLGVATGLVMLVFKDTILGFVAGIQLSANRMVSLNDWIQMDEYGASGTVEEISLTTVKVRNFDNTISMLPAYALVQSAFINWQGMSDSGGRRIKRSVHIDLTSIRFLSEGEIESLKEIRILREFLFERVKEIKEFNESFEDVHHAANLRQMTNVGVFRAYLAVYLRAHKDVHNYMTCMVRQLEPTAEGLPLQVYAFVNNTDWVFYEGVQADIFDHIYAIMPMFGLRPFQSFGGHDAVNIGLGSQQNNAAPIGDQIGR comes from the coding sequence ATGTTAGATCATGGTGTTCGCAAGTACGTTACTGACAAGTTGACACAAATGGGGTTCGATACGGACCCTTACGGCGCCGAACCTACCTTGGTATTTATCTTGGCTGCCATTGGTATTGCGGGCATCAGCTACCTGCTTGTTCATCGCGTTATCGTTCGCTACGTGAATCTCGCCATCAGCAAAAACAAGCAATCTTGGGCTAACAGCCTAACCAAACATGAAGTATTAGAAAAACTCGCTGCGCTTGTGCCAGTGATGATTCTTGATGTCTTGGTTCCACCCATTCTGACCCATCATCCTTTGCTTGCGACCATGTCAGACCGATGCCTTGGCATCGCTGTTATCGTGATGTTTATCTGGATGATGTTTGCGCTTCTTGATGCCCTTCATGATATTGCCTACCTAAAAGGCATCAGCCGCCGGATGCCAATCAAAAGCTTTGTTCAGCTCATCAAGCTATTCACTTTCTTTGTCGGCATCGTGATCTGTATTTCTATTTTGTCGAACGAATCACCCATCATTTTCCTCAGTGGATTAGGCGTGGCGACAGGCCTTGTCATGTTGGTGTTCAAAGACACCATCTTGGGTTTTGTGGCGGGCATTCAGCTTTCCGCTAACCGTATGGTCAGCCTGAACGACTGGATCCAAATGGATGAATACGGAGCAAGCGGCACGGTAGAGGAGATCTCTCTGACAACGGTGAAAGTGCGCAACTTTGATAACACCATCAGCATGCTGCCGGCCTACGCGTTGGTACAGAGCGCATTTATCAACTGGCAGGGGATGTCCGATTCGGGTGGCCGTCGTATTAAACGCTCTGTACATATCGACTTAACTTCTATTCGTTTTCTCTCCGAGGGTGAGATCGAATCGTTGAAAGAAATACGCATCCTACGCGAATTTTTGTTTGAGCGGGTCAAAGAGATCAAAGAGTTCAACGAGAGCTTTGAAGATGTCCATCACGCCGCGAACCTGCGTCAAATGACTAACGTTGGAGTATTTCGCGCGTATCTTGCTGTTTACCTTCGCGCACACAAGGATGTTCATAATTACATGACGTGTATGGTGCGCCAATTGGAACCCACCGCGGAAGGTTTGCCGCTTCAGGTTTATGCTTTTGTGAACAACACGGACTGGGTGTTTTATGAAGGGGTGCAGGCAGACATCTTCGACCATATATACGCCATCATGCCGATGTTTGGTTTGCGACCCTTTCAGTCATTTGGTGGCCATGATGCAGTCAATATTGGGTTGGGTAGTCAGCAGAATAATGCCGCGCCGATTGGTGACCAGATAGGACGATAG
- a CDS encoding GNAT family N-acetyltransferase codes for MEIRHISWQETIDIRHRVLWPDNPPEFCKAKGDDEALHLGAYVNEELICVASLFFDGEVVRLRKFAALPDYQGQGIGSSVLRAAFKEMKARDVSMFWCDAREAAMGIYRKFGMKPSGERFYKGDIPYFKMSINFADSP; via the coding sequence ATGGAAATTCGACACATCAGTTGGCAGGAAACCATCGACATTCGTCACAGAGTGCTGTGGCCAGACAACCCCCCTGAGTTTTGTAAAGCGAAAGGGGACGATGAAGCCCTTCATCTGGGGGCATACGTCAATGAGGAGCTGATTTGCGTGGCCTCGTTGTTCTTTGATGGTGAAGTGGTGCGCTTGCGAAAATTTGCAGCATTACCTGACTACCAAGGTCAAGGTATTGGGTCTTCGGTATTGAGAGCAGCGTTTAAAGAAATGAAGGCACGTGATGTTTCAATGTTTTGGTGTGATGCACGTGAAGCTGCCATGGGGATATACCGAAAATTTGGGATGAAACCATCCGGAGAGCGCTTTTATAAAGGCGACATTCCTTACTTTAAAATGTCGATAAACTTCGCAGATTCTCCCTAA
- a CDS encoding putative urea ABC transporter substrate-binding protein: MKLYSSVLRKISTRLALAATLCLTLISGPALAEDKPTFRLAWSIYVGWVPWDYGNSEGIIKKWADKYGIEIEVVQVNDYIESINQYTAGAFDATVMTNMDALTIPAASGVDSTALIVGDFSNGNDGIVLKDAAELADIKGQRVNLVELSVSHYLLARALESVGMSERDVTVVNTADADLVSAFATKDVTSVTTWNPLLAEIVSMPNASKVFDSSQIPGEIIDLLVVNSDTLAQNPELGKALTGAWYEIMSQMQMDDEVGTKALEFMAASSGTDLAGYKAQLDSTKMFYQPADAVTFTESETLKDTMGKVAEFSFKHGLLGEGAPDAGFIGIETPAGVFGDSSHVLLRFNPTFMDMAAKGEL, translated from the coding sequence ATGAAGTTATATTCTTCCGTTCTTCGCAAAATTTCCACTCGTCTGGCGCTTGCCGCCACATTATGTCTCACTCTGATCTCAGGCCCAGCGCTCGCTGAAGATAAGCCAACGTTTCGTTTGGCTTGGTCAATCTACGTTGGTTGGGTGCCGTGGGATTACGGTAACAGTGAAGGCATTATCAAGAAATGGGCTGACAAGTACGGTATAGAAATCGAAGTTGTTCAGGTCAATGACTACATCGAGTCGATCAACCAATACACCGCGGGTGCATTTGATGCGACAGTGATGACCAACATGGATGCACTGACCATTCCTGCCGCGAGCGGCGTTGATTCAACGGCACTTATCGTCGGTGACTTCTCAAACGGTAACGACGGCATCGTGCTGAAAGATGCCGCTGAGCTGGCCGATATCAAAGGCCAACGCGTCAACCTGGTTGAACTGAGTGTCTCGCATTACTTGCTGGCGCGAGCGCTTGAAAGTGTAGGCATGTCTGAGCGCGACGTGACTGTGGTAAACACCGCTGATGCGGACTTGGTGTCGGCGTTTGCCACAAAAGACGTGACCTCCGTAACCACGTGGAACCCGCTGCTGGCAGAGATTGTATCTATGCCAAACGCATCAAAAGTCTTTGACTCTTCTCAAATCCCCGGTGAAATCATCGACCTTCTGGTGGTAAACAGCGACACCCTGGCGCAGAACCCAGAACTGGGTAAAGCCCTGACGGGTGCTTGGTATGAAATCATGAGCCAGATGCAGATGGACGACGAAGTTGGCACCAAAGCGCTGGAGTTTATGGCGGCATCTTCTGGTACTGATTTGGCTGGTTACAAAGCTCAGTTAGATTCAACCAAAATGTTCTACCAGCCAGCAGATGCAGTGACCTTCACTGAGTCTGAAACATTGAAAGACACCATGGGTAAAGTGGCTGAGTTCTCATTTAAGCATGGTTTACTGGGTGAAGGCGCGCCTGATGCGGGCTTTATCGGAATTGAAACCCCTGCGGGTGTGTTCGGCGACAGCAGCCACGTTCTGCTTCGATTCAATCCAACCTTTATGGATATGGCAGCGAAAGGCGAGCTGTAA
- a CDS encoding ABC transporter permease — protein MTRIINLKPSPFGRSVLACLPFVLLIAAYLVASDARLAENPNDKLLPSFASIADGIERMAFEPSRRTGEFLLWVDTWASLERLCLGVGISALLALVVGVANGMIPYARAPLSPMVRAMSLIPPMAILPILFIALGLGELSKVVLIVIGITPMMIRDLQLRTESLPSEQIIKAQTLGANSWTLLVRVVLPQVMPRLIEAVRLTLGSAWLFLIAAEAIASTEGLGYRIFLIRRYLAMDVILPYVVWITILAFLMDWLLQKLSAKCYPWFHATQGGK, from the coding sequence ATGACGCGAATTATTAACCTAAAGCCGTCGCCATTTGGTCGCTCGGTTCTAGCTTGCCTGCCGTTTGTGCTTCTGATCGCCGCCTATTTGGTGGCATCAGATGCCCGCTTAGCAGAAAACCCTAACGATAAACTGCTCCCGTCATTTGCCAGCATTGCCGATGGTATTGAGCGTATGGCGTTTGAACCCAGCCGTCGAACCGGAGAGTTTCTACTATGGGTCGACACCTGGGCGAGCTTGGAACGTCTATGCCTCGGTGTGGGTATCAGTGCGCTGTTGGCGCTGGTGGTGGGTGTGGCGAACGGCATGATCCCCTATGCACGGGCGCCACTGTCTCCTATGGTCAGAGCAATGTCTCTGATCCCTCCGATGGCGATCCTTCCGATTTTGTTTATTGCTTTGGGCTTGGGAGAGCTGTCAAAAGTGGTGCTGATTGTTATTGGTATTACTCCAATGATGATCCGCGATTTGCAGCTTCGCACAGAAAGCCTTCCGAGCGAACAAATCATCAAGGCGCAAACACTGGGGGCGAATTCATGGACCTTGCTGGTTCGGGTCGTGTTACCTCAGGTAATGCCTCGCCTTATCGAAGCAGTGCGGTTGACGCTTGGCAGTGCGTGGTTATTCCTGATTGCCGCAGAGGCGATTGCCTCCACTGAAGGTCTTGGCTATCGCATCTTCCTCATCCGCCGCTATCTGGCGATGGATGTGATTCTGCCTTACGTCGTCTGGATAACCATTCTTGCCTTCCTGATGGATTGGCTGCTGCAAAAACTCTCCGCTAAATGCTACCCGTGGTTCCACGCGACTCAGGGAGGGAAATGA
- a CDS encoding ABC transporter ATP-binding protein — MDNSNTPIIEAKNVWKEYGDHVVLERLNLKVMQGDFISILGTSGCGKSTFLNMLLGTQAPSRGELLLDGKPLSSEPGPERGIVFQKYSVFPHMTALQNVMVADEFELAKVLGKVWGSSKGELKDRAMAQLERLGLTHAANKYPAEMSGGMQQRLAIAQALMKKPRILLLDEPFGALDPGIRKDMHVLINDIWQEQNLTIFMITHDLHEGFKLGSRLWVFDKPRFDPQEPDRYGSQVTFDIPLNDLGQEEIIASIQAKEQKEVA, encoded by the coding sequence ATGGACAACTCAAATACACCCATTATCGAAGCCAAAAATGTCTGGAAAGAATATGGCGACCATGTGGTGCTGGAACGTCTGAACCTGAAAGTGATGCAGGGGGATTTCATCAGCATCCTTGGTACTTCGGGTTGTGGTAAATCCACCTTTCTCAATATGTTGCTCGGCACCCAGGCACCTTCACGCGGTGAGCTGCTTTTGGATGGCAAGCCTCTGAGTTCGGAACCAGGCCCTGAACGCGGCATTGTGTTCCAGAAATACTCAGTGTTTCCACATATGACAGCGTTGCAAAACGTCATGGTGGCTGATGAATTCGAATTGGCGAAAGTACTCGGAAAAGTGTGGGGAAGCAGCAAGGGCGAGTTGAAAGATCGTGCCATGGCACAGCTAGAAAGGCTTGGCCTCACACACGCGGCCAACAAGTATCCCGCTGAAATGTCAGGCGGGATGCAACAGCGTTTGGCGATTGCTCAAGCGTTGATGAAAAAGCCACGCATCCTGCTGTTAGACGAACCTTTCGGGGCACTAGATCCGGGTATTCGGAAAGATATGCATGTGCTGATCAACGATATTTGGCAGGAGCAAAACCTGACCATCTTTATGATCACCCACGACCTTCATGAAGGCTTCAAACTGGGTTCGCGTCTTTGGGTGTTCGATAAGCCAAGATTCGACCCACAAGAACCAGACCGTTATGGGTCGCAGGTGACGTTTGATATTCCGCTGAATGACTTAGGTCAGGAAGAGATCATCGCTTCAATACAGGCGAAAGAACAAAAGGAAGTGGCATAA
- a CDS encoding urea amidolyase associated protein UAAP1, which yields MTLNSLFKHSYQGGQHGSLEVPAGYSLRFTAKDSGANLSLLMYNPRNTSERINLPDTLKCQHTFKLTAGNCVYSDMGRIFCSIVRDDAGWIDSIGGLSNSQHVTKKWGARDYQHHRNLWMQNGHDAMLVEMAKFGLGLRDVAAPMNLFSKVSTTDDGVLAFDSENTGAGDVIELRFEMDTIVLLSTCPHPMNPSSTYPRTGVDVEMVRAEPITEDDACLNHCDENRRGFVNTRQYQPQLMG from the coding sequence ATGACACTGAATAGCTTGTTTAAGCACAGTTACCAAGGCGGGCAGCATGGCTCGCTGGAAGTACCTGCTGGTTACAGCTTACGGTTTACCGCGAAAGACAGCGGCGCAAACCTAAGTTTGTTGATGTACAACCCGCGTAATACGTCAGAGCGCATCAACCTGCCGGACACGCTGAAATGCCAGCACACGTTTAAGCTCACCGCAGGCAACTGCGTGTATTCCGACATGGGGCGTATTTTCTGCTCCATTGTCCGTGATGACGCGGGATGGATCGATAGCATTGGCGGCCTCAGCAACAGCCAACATGTCACCAAAAAATGGGGCGCGCGCGATTATCAGCATCACCGTAACCTTTGGATGCAAAACGGCCACGATGCCATGTTGGTTGAAATGGCGAAGTTTGGATTGGGATTACGTGATGTCGCCGCACCGATGAACCTCTTCAGCAAAGTCTCCACGACCGATGACGGTGTGCTGGCATTTGATAGCGAAAACACCGGTGCAGGTGATGTGATTGAGCTGCGATTTGAAATGGACACTATTGTGCTGTTGAGCACCTGCCCACATCCGATGAATCCATCTTCTACTTATCCGAGAACGGGCGTGGACGTCGAAATGGTGCGTGCTGAACCAATCACAGAAGATGATGCTTGTTTGAATCACTGCGATGAAAACCGCCGTGGATTCGTCAACACCCGCCAATATCAACCGCAACTGATGGGATAA
- a CDS encoding urea amidolyase associated protein UAAP2 has product MIVESQLCTQEAKLKEVVDAGDYYFKVMKQGERMRITDLEGNQAADTLFYNANNTEERYSAMDTLREQGNAYLTAGSMLLSNLNNPMLEIVADTCGRHDTLGGACSTESNTVRYAHEKRCMHACRDSWLLAVTENPEYGLTKRDISHNVNFFMNVPVTAEGGLTFADGISAPGKYVELEAKMDVIVLISNCPQLNNPCNAYNPTPIEVAVWDAA; this is encoded by the coding sequence ATGATTGTTGAGAGCCAACTTTGCACCCAGGAAGCCAAATTGAAAGAGGTTGTGGATGCTGGAGATTACTACTTCAAAGTCATGAAGCAGGGAGAGCGCATGCGCATTACCGATCTTGAAGGTAATCAAGCCGCGGACACCTTGTTTTATAACGCTAACAACACCGAAGAACGTTATTCGGCGATGGATACACTTCGCGAGCAAGGCAATGCCTACCTGACAGCGGGCTCAATGTTGTTATCAAATCTGAACAACCCGATGCTGGAAATTGTCGCGGATACCTGTGGTCGCCATGACACCTTGGGTGGTGCTTGTTCAACCGAGAGCAATACTGTGCGGTACGCGCATGAAAAGCGCTGCATGCACGCTTGTCGTGATTCCTGGTTGCTGGCAGTCACAGAAAACCCCGAGTATGGCCTGACCAAAAGAGATATCAGCCACAACGTGAACTTCTTTATGAATGTGCCAGTGACAGCGGAAGGCGGACTGACCTTCGCGGATGGCATTAGCGCGCCGGGTAAATATGTGGAGCTGGAAGCCAAAATGGACGTGATCGTGCTGATCTCTAACTGTCCACAGCTCAACAACCCTTGTAATGCCTATAACCCAACGCCGATTGAAGTGGCAGTGTGGGATGCCGCTTAA